Proteins from a genomic interval of Salmo trutta chromosome 39, fSalTru1.1, whole genome shotgun sequence:
- the LOC115179608 gene encoding ADP-ribosylation factor-like protein 4C, which yields MGNSFSNIAAFQSLHIVMLGLDSAGKTTVLYRLKFNEFVNTVPTIGFNTERIKLSNGTAKGISCHFWDVGGQEKLRPLWKSYSRCTDGIIYVVDSVDVDRLEEAKTELHKVTKFAENQGTPLLVIANKQDLPKSLPVHEIEKQLALHELSPSTTYHVQPACAIIGEGLHEGMEKLYEMIVKRRKSLKQKKKR from the coding sequence ATGGGCAACAGTTTTTCTAACATAGCTGCTTTTCAGTCCCTGCATATTGTAATGCTGGGTTTAGATTCTGCCGGTAAAACGACTGTCCTGTACCGCCTGAAATTCAACGAATTTGTGAACACTGTTCCCACAATCGGATTTAACACCGAGAGGATAAAACTGAGTAACGGTACCGCCAAAGGGATTAGTTGTCATTTCTGGGACGTCGGGGGACAGGAGAAGCTAAGACCGTTATGGAAATCGTACAGTAGGTGCACAGATGGCATTATTTACGTAGTGGACTCAGTGGACGTGGACAGACTCGAGGAAGCCAAAACAGAACTGCACAAAGTTACCAAATTCGCAGAAAACCAAGGGACTCCACTACTGGTGATAGCCAATAAGCAGGACTTGCCCAAGTCTCTACCCGTCCATGAGATTGAGAAGCAACTGGCACTGCATGAGCTGAGCCCTTCTACCACTTACCATGTCCAGCCTGCATGTGCCATCATAGGTGAAGGGCTCCATGAAGGCATGGAGAAACTGTATGAAATGATTGTGAAACGAAGGAAATCATTGAAACAAAAGAAAAAGAGATAA